The proteins below come from a single Solea solea chromosome 6, fSolSol10.1, whole genome shotgun sequence genomic window:
- the iqsec1b gene encoding IQ motif and SEC7 domain-containing protein 1 isoform X9, translating to MPLHASCNLQLQHVEGDAPGSEVGAPVDHSGGYSCVPITRSSGLGSDHLDSQLYGQILLPGHLRPRRPKLQHSQSILRKQAEEEAIKRSRSLSESYELSSDLQDKQVEMLERKYGGRFITRHAARTIQTAFRQYQMNKNFERLRSSMSENRMSRRIVLSNMRMQFSFEGPEKVHSSYFEGKQVSLTDDSSKIGALVQSEHGGDMGGQGKTPTTQSDFTDAITELEDAFSRQVKSLAESIDDALNCRSMHGDEGHSESGRGHQDMDSCQVKPSHSASDRQKLDEMTASYSDVTLYIDEEELSPPLPLSHSVDRPSSTESDLRHRSLNSSQDYWSLAHKDEKGDTDTSCRSTPSLECQEQRLRVDHLPLLTIEPPSDSSVELSDRSDRSSLKRQNAYERSLSKQQSSPKHISHGLPPRGPSREDDSSRHRPRQLEAHLAINGTANRQSKSESDFSDGDNDSINSTSNSNDTINCSSESSSRDSLREQTLSKQTYHKETRNSWDSPAFSNDIIRKRHYRIGLNLFNKKPEKGIQYLIERNFVPDTPVGVAHFLLQRKGLSRQMIGEFLGNRQKQFNRDVLDCVVDEMDFSSMELDEALRKFQAHIRVQGEAQKVERLIEAYSQRYCICNPGVVRQFRNPDTIFILAFAIILLNTDMYSPNVKPERKMKLEDFVKNLRGVDDGEDIPREMLVGIYERIRKRELKTNEDHVSQVQKVEKLIVGKKPIGTLHHGLGCVLSLPHRRLVCYCRLFEVPDPNKPQKLGVHQREIFLFNDLLVVTKIFQKKKNSVTYSFRQSFSLYGMQVLLFENQYYPNGVRLTSAIPGADIKVLINFNAPNPQDRKKFTDDLRESIAEVQEMEKYRIESELEKQKGVVRPSMSQSSGLKKETGNGNLNRASLDDSYAIGEGLKRSALSSSLRDLSDAGKRGRRSSAGSLDSNMEGSIISSPHMRRRTPSSRDCPSRHSGQSLPNSSSLLGSLFGTRRVKSPSPTPQPLHPTLISHTPHPANLHHTARVETDTAAHAHHAQFCQITQNPPPYHHHHHYHPPAHLQHPPHQFHPPPSHGQQQPYPPHTQHGHGSHSSHPAHGSHHHGPPPPPTPSQASSSTKPKHSGISTVV from the exons TGTGGAAGGCGATGCTCCAGGAAGCGAAGTGGGAGCCCCTGTGGACCACAGCGGTGGCTATAGTTGCGTACCAATAACCCGCAGCAGCGGGCTCGGCTCCGACCACCTGGACAGCCAGCTTTATGGGCAAATCCTGCTCCCTGGCCACCTGCGACCTCGCCGACCCAAGCTCCAGCACTCGCAGTCCATCCTCCGCAagcaggcagaggaggaggccaTCAAGCGCTCTCGCTCGCTGTCAGAGAGCTATGAGCTCTCATCAGATCTACAGGACAAGCAG GTTGAGATGCTAGAGCGTAAATATGGTGGGCGTTTCATAACCCGGCATGCAGCCCGTACCATTCAGACAGCCTTCCGCCAGTATCAGATGAACAAAAACTTTGAGCGTCTTCGAAGCTCTATGTCTGAAAACCGTATGTCCCGACGAATCGTCCTATCCAATATGAGAATGCAGTTTTCCTTTGAAGGACCTGAAAAAGTCCACAGCTCCTACTTCGAGGGAAAACAGGTCTCACTAACAGATGACAGCTCGAAAATCGGTGCACTGGTGCAATCAGAACATGGCGGGGATATGGGGGGGCAGGGCAAGACCCCCACAACACAAAGTGACTTTACGGATGCTATCACAGAACTAGAAGATGCTTTTTCCAGACAGGTGAAATCTCTAGCTGAGTCCATAGATGATGCTCTGAATTGTCGTAGTATGCATGGTGATGAGGGCCACTCTGAGTCAGGGAGAGGTCACCAGGATATGGACAGCTGCCAGGTGAAGCCCTCCCACAGTGCCTCAGATCGCCAAAAACTGGATGAGATGACGGCATCTTATAGTGATGTAACGCTTTACATTGATGAGGAGGAACTATCACCGCCCCTGCCTCTATCTCACTCTGTAGATCGACCTTCCAGTACAGAATCGGATTTGCGTCACCGCTCCCTCAACTCCTCCCAGGATTACTGGTCCCTGGCTCATAAGGATGAGAAAGGAGACACAGACACCAGCTGCCGCAGTACACCTTCCTTAGAATGTCAAGAGCAGCGCTTACGTGTTGACCACCTACCCTTGCTGACCATTGAGCCTCCCAGCGACAGCTCTGTGGAACTGAGTGACCGCTCTGACCGCAGCTCCTTGAAGAGACAGAACGCATATGAGCGGAGCCTCAGCAAACAGCAGAGCAGCCCCAAACACATCAGCCACGGTTTGCCACCCCGAGGGCCTTCAAGAGAAGATGACTCCTCCCGCCATCGGCCGCGACAGCTGGAGGCACATCTGGCCATCAACGGAACTGCAAACCGGCAGAGCAAGTCTGAGTCGGATTTCTCTGATGGTGACAATGATAGCATCAACAGCACGTCCAACTCCAATGACACCATCAACTGCAGCTCTGAGTCCTCATCCAGAGACAGTCTGAGGGAGCAGACACTCAGCAAGCAGACGTACCACAAAGAGACCCGCAACAGCTGGGACTCACCTGCTTTCAGCAACGATATCATCCGGAAGAGGCACTACCGCATTGGCCTAAACCTCTTCAACAA GAAACCAGAAAAAGGCATCCAGTATCTGATAGAGCGAAACTTTGTTCCAGACACCCCAGTGGGTGTGGCACACTTCCTGCTCCAGAGGAAGGGCTTGAGTAGGCAGATGATTGGCGAGTTCCTGGGTAACAGACAGAAACAGTTCAACCGAGATGTCCTTGA CTGTGTGGTGGATGAAATGGACTTCTCCAGTATGGAACTGGACGAAGCACTCCGGAAGTTCCAGGCTCACATCAGAGTCCAGGGAGAAGCACAGAAAGTTGAGCGGCTGATTGAGGCTTACAG CCAACGCTACTGCATCTGCAACCCTGGTGTGGTGCGACAGTTCAGGAACCCGGACACCATCTTCATCCTGGCTTTTGCCATCATCCTTCTCAACACAGACATGTACAGCCCCAATGTCAAACCCGAGAGGAAGATGAAGCTGGAGGACTTTGTCAAGAACCTTCGAG GGGTGGATGATGGGGAGGACATCCCTCGAGAGATGTTGGTCGGGATATATGAGCGGATTCGCAAGCGGGAGCTCAAGACGAATGAAGACCACGTGTCTCAGGTTCAAAAAGTGGAAAAGCTCATTGTTGGAAAAAAGCCG ATTGGCACTTTACACCATGGTCTTGGATGT GTTTTGTCCCTACCCCACCGACGACTTGTCTGTTACTGCAGACTTTTTGAAGTTCCCGACCCCAACAAACCACAAAAGTTGGGGGTTCACCAAAGGGAGATCTTCCTCTTTAATGACCTGCTCGTG GTGACTAAAATtttccagaagaagaagaactcggTGACATACAGCTTCCGGCAGTCCTTCTCACTTTATGGCATGCAAGTGCTGCTCTTTGAGAATCAGT ATTATCCCAATGGTGTCCGCCTGACCTCAGCCATTCCCGGAGCCGACATCAAAGTCCTCATCAACTTCAACGCACCCAATCCTCAGGACCGCAAAAAATTTACCGATGATTTGCGCGAATCGATTGCTGAAGTTCAAGAGATGGAGAAGTATCGGATAGAAT CGGAACTAGAAAAGCAGAAGGGAGTGGTGAGGCCCAGCATGTCCCAGAGTTCAGGGTTAAAGAAGGAAACGGGAAATGGCAACCTGAATCGAGCGAGCCTTGATGACAGCTACGCTATTGGTGAGGGTTTGAAGAGGAGCGCCCTCAGCAGCTCCTTGCGAGACCTCTCGGATGCAG GCAAGCGTGGGAGACGCAGCAGTGCAGGATCACTAGACAGCAATATGGAA GGGTCCATCATTAGCAGTCCCCACATGCGTCGGAGAACGCCCTCCAGCCGAGACTGCCCATCCCGCCACAGTGGCCAGTCCCTGCCCAACTCCTCCTCCCTGCTTGGATCTCTGTTCGGCACCAGGCGTGTAAAGTCCCCCAGTCCCACCCCACAGCCCCTGCACCCCACCCTCATCTCCCACACCCCGCATCCCGCCAACTTGCACCACACGGCCCGAGTCGAGACAGACACGGCGGCCCACGCGCACCATGCCCAGTTCTGCCAAATTACCCAGAACCCCCCGCCttaccatcaccaccaccactaccatcCACCAGCCCACTTGCAGCACCCACCGCACCAGTTCCACCCTCCCCCATCTCATGGCCAGCAGCAGCCATATCCGCCTCACACACAGCATGGCCACGGGAGCCACTCCTCCCACCCTGCTCATGGCTCCCACCACCATgggccgccaccaccaccaacaccctCCCAGGCCTCCAGCAGCACCAAGCCCAAGCACAGCGGCATCAGTACAGTGGTGTGA
- the iqsec1b gene encoding IQ motif and SEC7 domain-containing protein 1 isoform X8: protein MVRRARAVSLSSWSVEGDAPGSEVGAPVDHSGGYSCVPITRSSGLGSDHLDSQLYGQILLPGHLRPRRPKLQHSQSILRKQAEEEAIKRSRSLSESYELSSDLQDKQVEMLERKYGGRFITRHAARTIQTAFRQYQMNKNFERLRSSMSENRMSRRIVLSNMRMQFSFEGPEKVHSSYFEGKQVSLTDDSSKIGALVQSEHGGDMGGQGKTPTTQSDFTDAITELEDAFSRQVKSLAESIDDALNCRSMHGDEGHSESGRGHQDMDSCQVKPSHSASDRQKLDEMTASYSDVTLYIDEEELSPPLPLSHSVDRPSSTESDLRHRSLNSSQDYWSLAHKDEKGDTDTSCRSTPSLECQEQRLRVDHLPLLTIEPPSDSSVELSDRSDRSSLKRQNAYERSLSKQQSSPKHISHGLPPRGPSREDDSSRHRPRQLEAHLAINGTANRQSKSESDFSDGDNDSINSTSNSNDTINCSSESSSRDSLREQTLSKQTYHKETRNSWDSPAFSNDIIRKRHYRIGLNLFNKKPEKGIQYLIERNFVPDTPVGVAHFLLQRKGLSRQMIGEFLGNRQKQFNRDVLDCVVDEMDFSSMELDEALRKFQAHIRVQGEAQKVERLIEAYSQRYCICNPGVVRQFRNPDTIFILAFAIILLNTDMYSPNVKPERKMKLEDFVKNLRGVDDGEDIPREMLVGIYERIRKRELKTNEDHVSQVQKVEKLIVGKKPIGTLHHGLGCVLSLPHRRLVCYCRLFEVPDPNKPQKLGVHQREIFLFNDLLVVTKIFQKKKNSVTYSFRQSFSLYGMQVLLFENQYYPNGVRLTSAIPGADIKVLINFNAPNPQDRKKFTDDLRESIAEVQEMEKYRIESELEKQKGVVRPSMSQSSGLKKETGNGNLNRASLDDSYAIGEGLKRSALSSSLRDLSDAGKRGRRSSAGSLDSNMEGSIISSPHMRRRTPSSRDCPSRHSGQSLPNSSSLLGSLFGTRRVKSPSPTPQPLHPTLISHTPHPANLHHTARVETDTAAHAHHAQFCQITQNPPPYHHHHHYHPPAHLQHPPHQFHPPPSHGQQQPYPPHTQHGHGSHSSHPAHGSHHHGPPPPPTPSQASSSTKPKHSGISTVV, encoded by the exons TGTGGAAGGCGATGCTCCAGGAAGCGAAGTGGGAGCCCCTGTGGACCACAGCGGTGGCTATAGTTGCGTACCAATAACCCGCAGCAGCGGGCTCGGCTCCGACCACCTGGACAGCCAGCTTTATGGGCAAATCCTGCTCCCTGGCCACCTGCGACCTCGCCGACCCAAGCTCCAGCACTCGCAGTCCATCCTCCGCAagcaggcagaggaggaggccaTCAAGCGCTCTCGCTCGCTGTCAGAGAGCTATGAGCTCTCATCAGATCTACAGGACAAGCAG GTTGAGATGCTAGAGCGTAAATATGGTGGGCGTTTCATAACCCGGCATGCAGCCCGTACCATTCAGACAGCCTTCCGCCAGTATCAGATGAACAAAAACTTTGAGCGTCTTCGAAGCTCTATGTCTGAAAACCGTATGTCCCGACGAATCGTCCTATCCAATATGAGAATGCAGTTTTCCTTTGAAGGACCTGAAAAAGTCCACAGCTCCTACTTCGAGGGAAAACAGGTCTCACTAACAGATGACAGCTCGAAAATCGGTGCACTGGTGCAATCAGAACATGGCGGGGATATGGGGGGGCAGGGCAAGACCCCCACAACACAAAGTGACTTTACGGATGCTATCACAGAACTAGAAGATGCTTTTTCCAGACAGGTGAAATCTCTAGCTGAGTCCATAGATGATGCTCTGAATTGTCGTAGTATGCATGGTGATGAGGGCCACTCTGAGTCAGGGAGAGGTCACCAGGATATGGACAGCTGCCAGGTGAAGCCCTCCCACAGTGCCTCAGATCGCCAAAAACTGGATGAGATGACGGCATCTTATAGTGATGTAACGCTTTACATTGATGAGGAGGAACTATCACCGCCCCTGCCTCTATCTCACTCTGTAGATCGACCTTCCAGTACAGAATCGGATTTGCGTCACCGCTCCCTCAACTCCTCCCAGGATTACTGGTCCCTGGCTCATAAGGATGAGAAAGGAGACACAGACACCAGCTGCCGCAGTACACCTTCCTTAGAATGTCAAGAGCAGCGCTTACGTGTTGACCACCTACCCTTGCTGACCATTGAGCCTCCCAGCGACAGCTCTGTGGAACTGAGTGACCGCTCTGACCGCAGCTCCTTGAAGAGACAGAACGCATATGAGCGGAGCCTCAGCAAACAGCAGAGCAGCCCCAAACACATCAGCCACGGTTTGCCACCCCGAGGGCCTTCAAGAGAAGATGACTCCTCCCGCCATCGGCCGCGACAGCTGGAGGCACATCTGGCCATCAACGGAACTGCAAACCGGCAGAGCAAGTCTGAGTCGGATTTCTCTGATGGTGACAATGATAGCATCAACAGCACGTCCAACTCCAATGACACCATCAACTGCAGCTCTGAGTCCTCATCCAGAGACAGTCTGAGGGAGCAGACACTCAGCAAGCAGACGTACCACAAAGAGACCCGCAACAGCTGGGACTCACCTGCTTTCAGCAACGATATCATCCGGAAGAGGCACTACCGCATTGGCCTAAACCTCTTCAACAA GAAACCAGAAAAAGGCATCCAGTATCTGATAGAGCGAAACTTTGTTCCAGACACCCCAGTGGGTGTGGCACACTTCCTGCTCCAGAGGAAGGGCTTGAGTAGGCAGATGATTGGCGAGTTCCTGGGTAACAGACAGAAACAGTTCAACCGAGATGTCCTTGA CTGTGTGGTGGATGAAATGGACTTCTCCAGTATGGAACTGGACGAAGCACTCCGGAAGTTCCAGGCTCACATCAGAGTCCAGGGAGAAGCACAGAAAGTTGAGCGGCTGATTGAGGCTTACAG CCAACGCTACTGCATCTGCAACCCTGGTGTGGTGCGACAGTTCAGGAACCCGGACACCATCTTCATCCTGGCTTTTGCCATCATCCTTCTCAACACAGACATGTACAGCCCCAATGTCAAACCCGAGAGGAAGATGAAGCTGGAGGACTTTGTCAAGAACCTTCGAG GGGTGGATGATGGGGAGGACATCCCTCGAGAGATGTTGGTCGGGATATATGAGCGGATTCGCAAGCGGGAGCTCAAGACGAATGAAGACCACGTGTCTCAGGTTCAAAAAGTGGAAAAGCTCATTGTTGGAAAAAAGCCG ATTGGCACTTTACACCATGGTCTTGGATGT GTTTTGTCCCTACCCCACCGACGACTTGTCTGTTACTGCAGACTTTTTGAAGTTCCCGACCCCAACAAACCACAAAAGTTGGGGGTTCACCAAAGGGAGATCTTCCTCTTTAATGACCTGCTCGTG GTGACTAAAATtttccagaagaagaagaactcggTGACATACAGCTTCCGGCAGTCCTTCTCACTTTATGGCATGCAAGTGCTGCTCTTTGAGAATCAGT ATTATCCCAATGGTGTCCGCCTGACCTCAGCCATTCCCGGAGCCGACATCAAAGTCCTCATCAACTTCAACGCACCCAATCCTCAGGACCGCAAAAAATTTACCGATGATTTGCGCGAATCGATTGCTGAAGTTCAAGAGATGGAGAAGTATCGGATAGAAT CGGAACTAGAAAAGCAGAAGGGAGTGGTGAGGCCCAGCATGTCCCAGAGTTCAGGGTTAAAGAAGGAAACGGGAAATGGCAACCTGAATCGAGCGAGCCTTGATGACAGCTACGCTATTGGTGAGGGTTTGAAGAGGAGCGCCCTCAGCAGCTCCTTGCGAGACCTCTCGGATGCAG GCAAGCGTGGGAGACGCAGCAGTGCAGGATCACTAGACAGCAATATGGAA GGGTCCATCATTAGCAGTCCCCACATGCGTCGGAGAACGCCCTCCAGCCGAGACTGCCCATCCCGCCACAGTGGCCAGTCCCTGCCCAACTCCTCCTCCCTGCTTGGATCTCTGTTCGGCACCAGGCGTGTAAAGTCCCCCAGTCCCACCCCACAGCCCCTGCACCCCACCCTCATCTCCCACACCCCGCATCCCGCCAACTTGCACCACACGGCCCGAGTCGAGACAGACACGGCGGCCCACGCGCACCATGCCCAGTTCTGCCAAATTACCCAGAACCCCCCGCCttaccatcaccaccaccactaccatcCACCAGCCCACTTGCAGCACCCACCGCACCAGTTCCACCCTCCCCCATCTCATGGCCAGCAGCAGCCATATCCGCCTCACACACAGCATGGCCACGGGAGCCACTCCTCCCACCCTGCTCATGGCTCCCACCACCATgggccgccaccaccaccaacaccctCCCAGGCCTCCAGCAGCACCAAGCCCAAGCACAGCGGCATCAGTACAGTGGTGTGA
- the iqsec1b gene encoding IQ motif and SEC7 domain-containing protein 1 isoform X6: MLKFKAFCLDYWQFLCLQPLHVFYKSVEGDAPGSEVGAPVDHSGGYSCVPITRSSGLGSDHLDSQLYGQILLPGHLRPRRPKLQHSQSILRKQAEEEAIKRSRSLSESYELSSDLQDKQVEMLERKYGGRFITRHAARTIQTAFRQYQMNKNFERLRSSMSENRMSRRIVLSNMRMQFSFEGPEKVHSSYFEGKQVSLTDDSSKIGALVQSEHGGDMGGQGKTPTTQSDFTDAITELEDAFSRQVKSLAESIDDALNCRSMHGDEGHSESGRGHQDMDSCQVKPSHSASDRQKLDEMTASYSDVTLYIDEEELSPPLPLSHSVDRPSSTESDLRHRSLNSSQDYWSLAHKDEKGDTDTSCRSTPSLECQEQRLRVDHLPLLTIEPPSDSSVELSDRSDRSSLKRQNAYERSLSKQQSSPKHISHGLPPRGPSREDDSSRHRPRQLEAHLAINGTANRQSKSESDFSDGDNDSINSTSNSNDTINCSSESSSRDSLREQTLSKQTYHKETRNSWDSPAFSNDIIRKRHYRIGLNLFNKKPEKGIQYLIERNFVPDTPVGVAHFLLQRKGLSRQMIGEFLGNRQKQFNRDVLDCVVDEMDFSSMELDEALRKFQAHIRVQGEAQKVERLIEAYSQRYCICNPGVVRQFRNPDTIFILAFAIILLNTDMYSPNVKPERKMKLEDFVKNLRGVDDGEDIPREMLVGIYERIRKRELKTNEDHVSQVQKVEKLIVGKKPIGTLHHGLGCVLSLPHRRLVCYCRLFEVPDPNKPQKLGVHQREIFLFNDLLVVTKIFQKKKNSVTYSFRQSFSLYGMQVLLFENQYYPNGVRLTSAIPGADIKVLINFNAPNPQDRKKFTDDLRESIAEVQEMEKYRIESELEKQKGVVRPSMSQSSGLKKETGNGNLNRASLDDSYAIGEGLKRSALSSSLRDLSDAGKRGRRSSAGSLDSNMEGSIISSPHMRRRTPSSRDCPSRHSGQSLPNSSSLLGSLFGTRRVKSPSPTPQPLHPTLISHTPHPANLHHTARVETDTAAHAHHAQFCQITQNPPPYHHHHHYHPPAHLQHPPHQFHPPPSHGQQQPYPPHTQHGHGSHSSHPAHGSHHHGPPPPPTPSQASSSTKPKHSGISTVV; encoded by the exons TGTGGAAGGCGATGCTCCAGGAAGCGAAGTGGGAGCCCCTGTGGACCACAGCGGTGGCTATAGTTGCGTACCAATAACCCGCAGCAGCGGGCTCGGCTCCGACCACCTGGACAGCCAGCTTTATGGGCAAATCCTGCTCCCTGGCCACCTGCGACCTCGCCGACCCAAGCTCCAGCACTCGCAGTCCATCCTCCGCAagcaggcagaggaggaggccaTCAAGCGCTCTCGCTCGCTGTCAGAGAGCTATGAGCTCTCATCAGATCTACAGGACAAGCAG GTTGAGATGCTAGAGCGTAAATATGGTGGGCGTTTCATAACCCGGCATGCAGCCCGTACCATTCAGACAGCCTTCCGCCAGTATCAGATGAACAAAAACTTTGAGCGTCTTCGAAGCTCTATGTCTGAAAACCGTATGTCCCGACGAATCGTCCTATCCAATATGAGAATGCAGTTTTCCTTTGAAGGACCTGAAAAAGTCCACAGCTCCTACTTCGAGGGAAAACAGGTCTCACTAACAGATGACAGCTCGAAAATCGGTGCACTGGTGCAATCAGAACATGGCGGGGATATGGGGGGGCAGGGCAAGACCCCCACAACACAAAGTGACTTTACGGATGCTATCACAGAACTAGAAGATGCTTTTTCCAGACAGGTGAAATCTCTAGCTGAGTCCATAGATGATGCTCTGAATTGTCGTAGTATGCATGGTGATGAGGGCCACTCTGAGTCAGGGAGAGGTCACCAGGATATGGACAGCTGCCAGGTGAAGCCCTCCCACAGTGCCTCAGATCGCCAAAAACTGGATGAGATGACGGCATCTTATAGTGATGTAACGCTTTACATTGATGAGGAGGAACTATCACCGCCCCTGCCTCTATCTCACTCTGTAGATCGACCTTCCAGTACAGAATCGGATTTGCGTCACCGCTCCCTCAACTCCTCCCAGGATTACTGGTCCCTGGCTCATAAGGATGAGAAAGGAGACACAGACACCAGCTGCCGCAGTACACCTTCCTTAGAATGTCAAGAGCAGCGCTTACGTGTTGACCACCTACCCTTGCTGACCATTGAGCCTCCCAGCGACAGCTCTGTGGAACTGAGTGACCGCTCTGACCGCAGCTCCTTGAAGAGACAGAACGCATATGAGCGGAGCCTCAGCAAACAGCAGAGCAGCCCCAAACACATCAGCCACGGTTTGCCACCCCGAGGGCCTTCAAGAGAAGATGACTCCTCCCGCCATCGGCCGCGACAGCTGGAGGCACATCTGGCCATCAACGGAACTGCAAACCGGCAGAGCAAGTCTGAGTCGGATTTCTCTGATGGTGACAATGATAGCATCAACAGCACGTCCAACTCCAATGACACCATCAACTGCAGCTCTGAGTCCTCATCCAGAGACAGTCTGAGGGAGCAGACACTCAGCAAGCAGACGTACCACAAAGAGACCCGCAACAGCTGGGACTCACCTGCTTTCAGCAACGATATCATCCGGAAGAGGCACTACCGCATTGGCCTAAACCTCTTCAACAA GAAACCAGAAAAAGGCATCCAGTATCTGATAGAGCGAAACTTTGTTCCAGACACCCCAGTGGGTGTGGCACACTTCCTGCTCCAGAGGAAGGGCTTGAGTAGGCAGATGATTGGCGAGTTCCTGGGTAACAGACAGAAACAGTTCAACCGAGATGTCCTTGA CTGTGTGGTGGATGAAATGGACTTCTCCAGTATGGAACTGGACGAAGCACTCCGGAAGTTCCAGGCTCACATCAGAGTCCAGGGAGAAGCACAGAAAGTTGAGCGGCTGATTGAGGCTTACAG CCAACGCTACTGCATCTGCAACCCTGGTGTGGTGCGACAGTTCAGGAACCCGGACACCATCTTCATCCTGGCTTTTGCCATCATCCTTCTCAACACAGACATGTACAGCCCCAATGTCAAACCCGAGAGGAAGATGAAGCTGGAGGACTTTGTCAAGAACCTTCGAG GGGTGGATGATGGGGAGGACATCCCTCGAGAGATGTTGGTCGGGATATATGAGCGGATTCGCAAGCGGGAGCTCAAGACGAATGAAGACCACGTGTCTCAGGTTCAAAAAGTGGAAAAGCTCATTGTTGGAAAAAAGCCG ATTGGCACTTTACACCATGGTCTTGGATGT GTTTTGTCCCTACCCCACCGACGACTTGTCTGTTACTGCAGACTTTTTGAAGTTCCCGACCCCAACAAACCACAAAAGTTGGGGGTTCACCAAAGGGAGATCTTCCTCTTTAATGACCTGCTCGTG GTGACTAAAATtttccagaagaagaagaactcggTGACATACAGCTTCCGGCAGTCCTTCTCACTTTATGGCATGCAAGTGCTGCTCTTTGAGAATCAGT ATTATCCCAATGGTGTCCGCCTGACCTCAGCCATTCCCGGAGCCGACATCAAAGTCCTCATCAACTTCAACGCACCCAATCCTCAGGACCGCAAAAAATTTACCGATGATTTGCGCGAATCGATTGCTGAAGTTCAAGAGATGGAGAAGTATCGGATAGAAT CGGAACTAGAAAAGCAGAAGGGAGTGGTGAGGCCCAGCATGTCCCAGAGTTCAGGGTTAAAGAAGGAAACGGGAAATGGCAACCTGAATCGAGCGAGCCTTGATGACAGCTACGCTATTGGTGAGGGTTTGAAGAGGAGCGCCCTCAGCAGCTCCTTGCGAGACCTCTCGGATGCAG GCAAGCGTGGGAGACGCAGCAGTGCAGGATCACTAGACAGCAATATGGAA GGGTCCATCATTAGCAGTCCCCACATGCGTCGGAGAACGCCCTCCAGCCGAGACTGCCCATCCCGCCACAGTGGCCAGTCCCTGCCCAACTCCTCCTCCCTGCTTGGATCTCTGTTCGGCACCAGGCGTGTAAAGTCCCCCAGTCCCACCCCACAGCCCCTGCACCCCACCCTCATCTCCCACACCCCGCATCCCGCCAACTTGCACCACACGGCCCGAGTCGAGACAGACACGGCGGCCCACGCGCACCATGCCCAGTTCTGCCAAATTACCCAGAACCCCCCGCCttaccatcaccaccaccactaccatcCACCAGCCCACTTGCAGCACCCACCGCACCAGTTCCACCCTCCCCCATCTCATGGCCAGCAGCAGCCATATCCGCCTCACACACAGCATGGCCACGGGAGCCACTCCTCCCACCCTGCTCATGGCTCCCACCACCATgggccgccaccaccaccaacaccctCCCAGGCCTCCAGCAGCACCAAGCCCAAGCACAGCGGCATCAGTACAGTGGTGTGA